The Papio anubis isolate 15944 chromosome 1, Panubis1.0, whole genome shotgun sequence genome window below encodes:
- the C2CD4D gene encoding C2 calcium-dependent domain-containing protein 4D encodes MWLLEKAGYKVGAAEPAARWAPSGLFSKRRAPGPPSSACPNVLTPDRIPQFFIPPRLPDPGGAEPATRRDVAGRGLPAACSLPHLAGREGWAFLPESPHTRRRESLFHAPPPAPAGGLPAAQSRLHVSAPDLRLCRAPDSDTASSPDSSPFGSPRLGLGRRRVSRPHSLSPEKASSADTSPHPQRRAGPPTPPLFHLDFLCCQLRPTRESVLRLGPRGGQLRLSTEYQAGPGRLRLRLVSAEGLPRPRSRPGSGGGGCCVVLRLRPRVRPREQQSRVVKCSANPIFNEDFFFDGLGPRDLAARTLRAKVLDRGAGLRRDVLLGECETPLIALLPPLGGGLGPGSSLAPTHLSL; translated from the coding sequence ATGTGGCTCTTGGAAAAAGCTGGCTATAAGGTGGGGGCCGCGGAGCCTGCGGCCCGTTGGGCGCCCTCCGGCCTGTTCTCCAAGCGTCGCGCCCCGGGCCCGCCCTCGAGCGCCTGCCCCAACGTCCTCACCCCGGATCGCATCCCACAGTTCTTCATCCCGCCTCGGCTCCCGGACCCGGGTGGCGCAGAGCCCGCGACCAGGCGGGATGTGGCGGGGCGCGGCCTCCCCGCGGCCTGCTCGCTGCCTCACCTGGCGGGTCGCGAAGGCTGGGCCTTCCTGCCCGAGAGCCCGCACACGCGCCGGCGCGAGTCCCTGTTCCACGCGCCGCCACCCGCCCCGGCCGGGGGACTCCCCGCGGCGCAGTCCCGGCTGCACGTCTCCGCCCCGGACCTGCGTCTCTGCCGGGCCCCCGACAGCGACACGGCCTCGTCGCCAGACTCGTCGCCCTTCGGCTCCCCGCGGCTGGGCCTGGGCCGGCGCCGGGTGTCCAGGCCACACTCGCTGTCCCCAGAAAAGGCGAGCTCCGCCGATACCAGCCCGCACCCGCAGCGCCGCGCCGGGCCGCCCACGCCGCCGCTCTTCCACCTGGACTTCCTGTGCTGCCAGCTGCGGCCCACGCGCGAGAGCGTGCTGCGCCTGGGGCCCCGTGGCGGGCAGCTGCGGCTCTCCACCGAATACCAGGCCGGGCCCGGGCGGCTGCGGCTGCGCCTGGTGAGCGCCGAGGGCCTGCCCCGGCCGCGGTCCCGCCCcgggagcggcggcggcggctgctgcGTGGTGCTGAGACTGCGGCCCCGTGTCCGGCCGCGGGAGCAGCAGAGCCGCGTGGTCAAGTGCAGCGCCAACCCCATCTTCAACGAGGATTTCTTTTTCGACGGGCTCGGCCCACGGGACCTGGCCGCCCGCACCCTGAGGGCTAAAGTGCTAGACAGGGGCGCGGGACTTCGCAGGGATGTGCTGCTGGGGGAGTGCGAAACGCCCCTCATTGCGCTGCTGCCCCCGCTGGGTGGGGGACTAGGTCCCGGGTCCTCCCTGGCGcccacccatctcagcctgtAG